A region of Cyanobium sp. ATX 6F1 DNA encodes the following proteins:
- a CDS encoding ABC transporter substrate-binding protein — MNAPRQIQLSRFTRAMAALVVPLALAACSAPNSPGSGELAGTVYLYIGLSSGNQTKQGPDGHLRSQLGQFIKDFRLIHPKVGVQLLFFPETQVQAEVTRRDRTGLGPDLMLVNGSSALAMHSAGMTRTVQLPQAVSSQVEPTMLRGFRTKGGWAALPVFSQPQVACYDRKVLKKAPQTLEELLKVSARGIPIGLSLEPVDLYWSAGGLGATTALQRLLAPEKTSVTPAKLLPADRAGLLRWLSWLDQASDQQRVTFYGSTDDLLGALVKGDLAWIACRSRHLARLQREMGPRLGVAPLPSGPEGQASPIARLRVWAFGRDSSPEQRRISQALAEFSVNPLVQRAATLSSDDALPVNRYVNVPVTSSRVLAALEKGMAQSQAYDLFNVNLIEGDPREALLREVLTSMIFGAADGPQAIEMLTQRLAQRP, encoded by the coding sequence GTGAACGCCCCCCGACAGATCCAGCTCAGCCGCTTCACCCGTGCCATGGCGGCCCTGGTGGTGCCCTTGGCCCTGGCGGCCTGCTCGGCCCCAAACAGCCCAGGCAGCGGTGAGCTGGCGGGAACGGTGTACCTCTACATCGGTCTCAGCTCCGGTAACCAGACCAAACAAGGGCCGGACGGACACCTCCGTTCCCAGCTGGGCCAATTCATCAAGGATTTCCGGCTGATCCATCCGAAGGTGGGGGTGCAGCTGCTGTTCTTCCCTGAAACCCAGGTGCAGGCTGAGGTCACCCGTCGCGACCGCACGGGTCTGGGCCCCGACCTGATGCTGGTGAACGGCAGCTCGGCCCTGGCCATGCACAGCGCCGGCATGACCCGGACGGTGCAGCTGCCGCAGGCCGTCAGCTCCCAGGTGGAGCCAACGATGCTGCGCGGCTTCCGGACCAAGGGAGGCTGGGCGGCGCTCCCCGTTTTCAGCCAGCCCCAGGTGGCTTGCTACGACCGCAAAGTGCTGAAAAAGGCTCCCCAGACCCTTGAGGAGTTGTTGAAGGTCAGCGCCCGGGGCATCCCGATCGGACTGTCCCTTGAACCGGTCGACCTCTACTGGAGCGCCGGCGGCCTCGGGGCGACCACGGCCCTGCAACGCCTGCTGGCCCCGGAGAAGACCTCGGTCACACCGGCCAAGCTGCTTCCCGCCGATCGAGCGGGGCTGCTGCGCTGGCTCAGCTGGCTTGACCAGGCCAGTGACCAGCAACGGGTCACCTTCTACGGCAGCACCGACGATCTGCTGGGCGCTCTGGTCAAGGGGGATCTGGCCTGGATCGCCTGCCGCAGCCGCCATCTGGCGCGCCTGCAGAGGGAGATGGGCCCACGGCTCGGGGTGGCCCCGCTGCCATCGGGGCCCGAGGGGCAGGCCAGTCCGATCGCCCGGCTGCGGGTCTGGGCCTTCGGACGGGACTCCAGCCCGGAGCAGCGCCGCATCAGCCAGGCCCTGGCGGAGTTCAGCGTCAATCCCCTGGTGCAGCGGGCCGCCACCTTGAGCAGCGACGATGCCCTGCCGGTGAACCGCTATGTGAATGTGCCGGTCACCAGCTCCCGGGTGCTGGCTGCCCTGGAGAAGGGCATGGCCCAGTCGCAGGCCTACGACCTCTTCAACGTCAACCTGATCGAGGGGGATCCGCGCGAGGCCCTGCTCCGTGAGGTGCTCACCTCAATGATCTTCGGCGCCGCCGATGGCCCCCAGGCGATCGAGATGCTGACGCAGCGCCTGGCCCAGCGCCCATGA
- a CDS encoding carbohydrate ABC transporter permease yields MAPARATLTAWGFLAPGLVLIGLSVLLPALMALVMSFSQSGLDVSEPLRFVGLANLRRLAHDPMFFRVLGTTFLYLVGVVPPIVLGSLALAVLVNRQLPGIHLFRGAFYTPVLVSIVVAAIAFRWLYAENGLLNGWLSALLGERFHPIGFLSDPRLALPSVMLVTLWKGLGYFMVIFLAGLQGISPELYEAASLDGSEGWRRHLDITLPLLRPYITLVAVISAISATKVFEEVFLMTQGGPADGTRTLVYYVYDQAFSELEISYACTVGLALFVIVLLLSLVRFLAAGEKGLT; encoded by the coding sequence ATGGCCCCGGCCCGAGCCACCCTCACCGCCTGGGGTTTTCTGGCTCCGGGCCTGGTGCTGATCGGTCTCTCGGTGCTGCTCCCGGCGCTGATGGCGCTGGTGATGAGCTTCAGCCAGAGCGGTCTCGATGTGAGCGAGCCCCTGCGGTTCGTGGGCCTGGCCAACCTTCGCCGGCTGGCCCACGACCCGATGTTCTTCCGGGTGCTGGGAACAACGTTCCTCTATCTGGTCGGGGTGGTGCCGCCGATCGTGCTCGGTTCCCTCGCCCTGGCGGTGCTGGTCAACCGACAGCTCCCCGGCATTCATCTGTTTCGTGGGGCCTTCTACACACCCGTGCTGGTGTCGATCGTGGTGGCGGCGATCGCTTTCCGTTGGCTCTACGCCGAAAACGGTCTCCTCAACGGCTGGCTCAGCGCCCTGCTGGGGGAGCGCTTCCATCCGATCGGTTTTCTCAGCGATCCACGTCTGGCCCTGCCCTCGGTGATGCTGGTGACCCTCTGGAAGGGTCTGGGCTATTTCATGGTGATCTTCCTGGCGGGCCTCCAGGGCATCTCTCCGGAGTTGTACGAAGCCGCCTCCCTCGATGGCAGCGAGGGTTGGCGCCGCCACCTGGACATCACCCTGCCGTTGCTGCGCCCCTACATCACCCTGGTGGCGGTGATCTCGGCGATTTCGGCCACCAAGGTGTTCGAGGAGGTTTTCCTGATGACCCAAGGCGGCCCGGCCGATGGCACCCGAACCCTCGTCTATTACGTCTACGACCAGGCGTTCTCCGAATTGGAGATCAGCTATGCCTGCACCGTTGGGCTTGCCCTGTTCGTGATCGTTCTGCTGCTGAGCCTGGTGCGTTTCCTGGCCGCAGGAGAGAAGGGGCTCACCTGA
- a CDS encoding 5-(carboxyamino)imidazole ribonucleotide synthase — protein MSAESGTPSSDPVFHAPVAIGIVGGGQLALMLAEAAAELGVELHVQTPSADDPAAALAAVVVQADCGDAAATRRLGAHCRAISFENEWVDLEALAPLAAEGLVFRPSLAALEPLVNKRRQRELLERLHLPSPRWLPLERLIEPLPLEDIPPPITADPVEPRPVFDLGFPLMAKASTGGYDGKGTLVIPDPAALEELLERVDPTEWILEEFVSFDQELALVACRDGQGQVAWFPLARTHQHQHVCDWVLAPASVDQAVEALARNVAASILASLDYVGVLSIEFFYGPGGLVVNELAPRTHNSGHFTIEACRTSQFAQQVRIVSGDNVADIDFDGPGALMVNLLGIEQSAEEEAERRTALAMLNGAHLHWYGKREPRPGRKLGHLTVLLQAATPAELELEADRRLAEIRSIWPLPPA, from the coding sequence TTGAGCGCTGAATCCGGCACCCCATCCAGCGATCCAGTGTTCCATGCCCCCGTGGCCATCGGGATTGTGGGGGGCGGCCAGCTGGCCCTGATGCTCGCCGAGGCCGCCGCCGAACTGGGGGTGGAGCTGCATGTGCAGACCCCCTCGGCGGACGATCCTGCCGCCGCCCTGGCGGCTGTCGTGGTGCAGGCCGATTGCGGGGATGCGGCGGCGACCCGCCGGCTGGGGGCGCACTGCCGGGCGATCAGCTTCGAGAACGAATGGGTGGACCTGGAGGCCCTGGCCCCCCTGGCGGCCGAGGGTCTGGTGTTTCGCCCCAGCCTGGCGGCGCTGGAGCCCCTGGTGAACAAGCGTCGTCAGCGGGAGCTGCTGGAACGCCTGCATCTGCCTTCCCCCCGCTGGCTGCCGTTGGAGCGCCTGATCGAACCCCTGCCGTTGGAAGACATCCCCCCACCGATCACCGCCGACCCAGTGGAGCCGCGGCCGGTCTTCGACCTTGGCTTTCCATTGATGGCGAAGGCCTCCACCGGTGGCTACGACGGCAAGGGCACCCTGGTGATCCCTGATCCCGCGGCACTGGAGGAGTTGCTGGAGCGGGTGGATCCCACCGAGTGGATCCTCGAGGAGTTCGTCAGCTTCGACCAGGAGCTTGCCCTGGTGGCCTGCCGGGATGGCCAGGGTCAGGTGGCCTGGTTCCCCTTGGCCCGCACCCATCAGCACCAGCACGTGTGCGACTGGGTGCTGGCACCCGCCTCGGTGGACCAGGCTGTTGAGGCCCTGGCCCGCAATGTGGCCGCTTCGATCCTGGCCAGCCTCGACTATGTCGGTGTGCTCTCGATCGAGTTCTTCTATGGGCCGGGTGGACTGGTGGTGAACGAGCTGGCGCCTCGCACCCACAATTCCGGCCACTTCACGATCGAGGCCTGCCGGACCAGTCAGTTCGCCCAGCAGGTGCGAATCGTCAGCGGTGACAACGTGGCAGACATCGACTTCGATGGGCCCGGAGCCCTGATGGTCAACCTGCTCGGCATCGAGCAGAGCGCAGAAGAGGAGGCCGAGCGGCGAACGGCCCTGGCGATGCTGAACGGTGCCCACCTGCACTGGTACGGGAAGCGGGAGCCCAGGCCCGGGCGCAAGCTGGGGCACCTGACCGTGCTGCTGCAGGCCGCCACCCCGGCCGAACTGGAGCTCGAGGCCGATCGGCGTTTGGCGGAGATTCGTTCGATCTGGCCCTTGCCTCCAGCTTAA
- a CDS encoding GGDEF domain-containing protein, giving the protein MATSPPHPPNRWRTAPGQLLLVVVLGLVSFGLNLQPIPLLFGVHLLLGSIVPVLVLLLGGGGRAIPIAVIASLATITLWGHGWAVLTFTAEIIWLTVAVNTILRRDGHSRYGHVVVGDVLYWLVLGAPLVFLLYHQVIGIDLANTTLAALKQGVNGVLNTAIAFAIFLAIKTMAPVGEERGLSLKDLILAITFLSIAVPSLIITVMSSHELVSSVQDGVLERLNIASDVIIKNVKSNERLVDNPISTQHDINFEVNSNEGVHYSSNRELFKDLRSDYKQPVLSTARADGLQLISPRQPMPEMKRWVQSYWARRQSFNAYEINGVVKEFTVFVVETAANNVLELQMASARFLGTLAWILILGSFLSEVFARFIDNQFTLMLSPLIDIGSGGPLNTQHLPELKLSLVTELQDLALIVNQRGEDINRLTNSLQSTNKALEAREQELERLTTIDPLTGCFNRRELFRRLNEEILRGKRSGAGICAIAMDIDFFKTVNDTYGHDVGDQVLVALVEVVRSRLRGTDMLCRTGGEEFVVLLFGSTISAGLRVAESIRAMVKDVRIPAEKGMVKITISLGVAEWRREEDTSESLLIRSDLALLEAKRQGRDQVIKA; this is encoded by the coding sequence ATGGCAACGAGCCCACCCCATCCACCCAATCGCTGGCGCACGGCGCCAGGCCAGTTGCTGCTGGTGGTGGTCCTGGGATTGGTGAGTTTCGGCCTCAACCTTCAGCCGATTCCGCTGCTATTCGGCGTTCATCTGCTGCTCGGCTCCATTGTTCCGGTGCTGGTGTTGCTGCTGGGTGGGGGGGGGCGGGCGATCCCGATCGCTGTGATCGCCTCCCTTGCCACGATCACGTTGTGGGGCCACGGCTGGGCCGTGCTCACTTTCACCGCCGAAATCATCTGGCTCACCGTGGCGGTGAACACGATCCTGCGACGGGACGGCCACAGCCGCTATGGCCATGTCGTGGTGGGCGACGTTCTCTACTGGCTGGTGCTGGGGGCCCCGCTGGTGTTCCTGCTGTACCACCAGGTGATCGGCATCGACCTGGCGAACACGACCCTGGCCGCCCTCAAGCAGGGGGTGAATGGGGTGCTCAACACCGCGATCGCTTTTGCCATCTTTTTGGCGATCAAGACCATGGCTCCCGTGGGCGAGGAACGGGGACTCTCCTTAAAAGATCTGATTCTGGCGATCACCTTTCTGTCGATTGCCGTGCCGAGCCTGATCATCACGGTGATGAGCAGCCACGAACTGGTGAGCAGCGTTCAGGACGGTGTCCTGGAGAGGCTCAATATTGCCTCGGATGTAATCATCAAGAATGTGAAAAGCAATGAGCGCTTGGTCGATAATCCGATCAGTACACAGCACGATATCAACTTTGAAGTGAACTCAAACGAAGGAGTTCATTACAGCTCCAATCGAGAACTGTTCAAGGATCTTCGCAGCGACTACAAGCAACCTGTTTTGAGCACAGCCAGGGCTGATGGACTTCAACTGATCTCCCCGCGCCAACCGATGCCGGAGATGAAGCGGTGGGTGCAGAGCTACTGGGCCCGCAGGCAGAGCTTCAACGCCTATGAGATCAATGGTGTGGTCAAGGAGTTCACTGTTTTCGTGGTGGAAACTGCCGCCAACAATGTGCTCGAATTGCAAATGGCCAGTGCCCGCTTCCTTGGCACTCTGGCTTGGATTCTGATACTTGGCTCCTTCCTCAGTGAGGTATTTGCACGCTTCATCGACAACCAGTTCACACTGATGCTCAGCCCCTTGATCGACATCGGCAGTGGTGGGCCTCTCAACACGCAACACCTGCCCGAGCTGAAGCTCTCCCTGGTGACTGAACTTCAGGACCTCGCGCTGATCGTGAACCAGCGTGGCGAAGACATCAATCGACTGACCAACAGCCTGCAGAGCACCAACAAGGCCCTGGAAGCCAGGGAGCAGGAATTGGAGCGGCTCACCACGATTGATCCCTTGACCGGCTGCTTCAACCGCCGCGAATTGTTCCGTCGCCTCAACGAAGAGATCCTGCGCGGCAAACGCTCTGGAGCCGGGATCTGTGCCATCGCCATGGACATCGATTTCTTCAAGACCGTCAACGACACCTACGGCCACGACGTGGGTGATCAGGTGCTGGTCGCCCTGGTGGAGGTGGTGCGCTCGCGGCTGCGCGGAACCGACATGCTCTGCCGCACCGGGGGGGAGGAATTCGTTGTGCTGCTCTTCGGCTCCACCATCAGCGCCGGCCTGCGGGTGGCCGAGTCCATCCGCGCCATGGTCAAGGACGTGCGCATCCCCGCTGAAAAGGGCATGGTGAAGATCACGATCAGCCTGGGGGTGGCGGAGTGGCGCCGGGAGGAAGACACCAGCGAATCCCTGCTGATCCGCAGTGATCTGGCCCTGCTTGAGGCCAAACGCCAGGGGCGAGATCAGGTGATCAAGGCCTGA
- a CDS encoding DUF2103 domain-containing protein, with amino-acid sequence MGRVVITHSTYIEGLIPVLKALASEPGIDTITPAVIARVKGRSDQLRLRVSTTIQGGHKLIARRGHSAQEVFVIGSWSAEQLEEGLARLLNRP; translated from the coding sequence ATGGGGCGGGTGGTGATCACCCACAGCACCTACATCGAGGGTCTCATCCCGGTGCTCAAGGCCTTGGCCTCCGAACCGGGCATCGACACGATCACCCCTGCCGTGATCGCTCGGGTGAAGGGACGCTCGGATCAGTTGCGACTTCGGGTTTCAACAACGATTCAAGGGGGCCACAAGCTCATCGCCCGCCGCGGTCATTCAGCCCAGGAAGTGTTCGTGATCGGCTCCTGGAGCGCCGAGCAGTTGGAGGAAGGCCTGGCTCGGCTGTTGAACCGGCCCTAG
- the clpS gene encoding ATP-dependent Clp protease adapter ClpS, with protein sequence MIQQSASPSRGQPVLERRRLQEPYPTYNVVVLDDDVNTFQHVVDCLVRYIPAMGPDQAWKLAQRIDSQGSAVVWSGPMEQAELYHQQLSLEGLTMAPLERA encoded by the coding sequence ATGATCCAGCAGAGCGCCTCCCCCAGCCGCGGCCAACCGGTGCTGGAGCGCCGCCGACTGCAGGAGCCCTACCCCACCTACAACGTGGTGGTGCTGGATGACGACGTCAACACCTTCCAGCACGTGGTCGACTGCCTCGTGCGCTACATCCCCGCCATGGGGCCCGACCAGGCCTGGAAACTGGCCCAGAGGATTGATTCCCAGGGGTCGGCGGTGGTGTGGAGCGGGCCGATGGAGCAGGCCGAGCTGTACCACCAGCAACTCAGCCTGGAGGGACTGACCATGGCCCCCCTCGAGCGGGCCTAA
- the petN gene encoding cytochrome b6-f complex subunit PetN, which produces MLISLGWASLAAVFTLSIAFVVWGRNGDGSINF; this is translated from the coding sequence ATGTTGATCTCCCTGGGCTGGGCTTCTCTGGCGGCGGTGTTCACCCTCTCGATTGCCTTCGTGGTCTGGGGCCGCAACGGTGACGGCAGCATCAATTTCTGA
- the psb29 gene encoding photosystem II biogenesis protein Psp29 codes for MSASLTVSDSKRAFHGAFPHVIAPLYRRLVDELLVELHLLSHQKGFQPDALFASGLVQVFDEFARGYRPPEQMEPLFQAICASSGFDASHLRRQRQAAVAAIGDHDLETVTSWLDHQGEGAPEPLGSALASIQRPDFHYSRLVAVGLLSLLEQAKGSEALEPEALRQAAHGVAEAMGLIRGRVDKDLGLYSSNLERMAQAVEMMEETLAAERRRRERAASAEAELPDLADGPTGTSNAAEAPAGEDISESETAAAESR; via the coding sequence GTGAGCGCAAGTCTCACCGTGTCCGACAGCAAGCGCGCCTTCCATGGCGCCTTCCCCCATGTGATTGCTCCCCTCTACCGGCGTCTCGTCGATGAGTTGCTGGTGGAGCTGCATCTGCTCAGCCACCAGAAGGGATTCCAGCCGGATGCCCTGTTCGCCTCCGGGCTGGTCCAGGTGTTCGACGAATTCGCCCGGGGGTACCGCCCCCCGGAACAGATGGAACCCCTGTTTCAGGCCATCTGCGCCTCCTCCGGCTTCGACGCCAGCCACCTGCGCCGGCAGCGGCAGGCGGCGGTGGCGGCCATCGGTGACCACGACCTGGAAACGGTGACCTCATGGCTGGATCACCAGGGGGAAGGGGCCCCCGAGCCGCTGGGGAGCGCCCTCGCCAGTATTCAGAGGCCGGATTTTCACTACTCACGTCTGGTGGCCGTGGGGCTGCTCAGCCTGCTGGAGCAGGCCAAGGGGTCTGAGGCTCTGGAGCCGGAAGCCCTGCGCCAGGCAGCCCACGGGGTGGCCGAAGCGATGGGCCTGATCCGTGGCCGTGTCGATAAGGATCTGGGGCTCTACAGCTCCAACCTTGAGCGCATGGCCCAGGCGGTGGAAATGATGGAGGAGACCCTGGCCGCCGAGCGCCGCCGCCGTGAACGGGCCGCCAGCGCCGAAGCGGAACTCCCTGATCTCGCCGATGGCCCCACAGGCACCTCGAACGCAGCTGAAGCCCCTGCGGGAGAGGATATCAGCGAAAGCGAGACGGCAGCCGCAGAGAGCCGCTGA
- the clpP gene encoding ATP-dependent Clp endopeptidase proteolytic subunit ClpP has translation MIPIVIEESGRGERAFDIYSRLLRERIIFLGEPVTAESANRIVAQLLFLEAEDPDKDIFLYINSPGGSVYDGLGIFDTMQHIKPDVQTVCVGLAASMGAFLLNAGAKGKRSSLHHSRIMIHQPLGGARGQASDIRIQADEILYLKDKLNRELSERTGQDLERIQQDTDRDFFMSPHEAQAYGLIDKVIEKRPIRPV, from the coding sequence ATGATCCCGATCGTGATCGAAGAGTCCGGCCGGGGCGAGCGCGCGTTCGACATCTACTCACGGCTGCTCCGGGAGCGGATCATCTTCCTGGGGGAACCGGTCACCGCTGAGTCGGCGAACCGGATCGTGGCCCAGCTGCTGTTCCTTGAGGCGGAAGACCCCGACAAGGACATCTTCCTCTACATCAATTCACCCGGCGGCTCCGTCTACGACGGCCTGGGCATCTTCGACACCATGCAGCACATCAAGCCTGATGTGCAGACCGTCTGCGTCGGCCTGGCGGCCAGCATGGGTGCTTTCCTGCTCAATGCCGGTGCCAAGGGCAAGCGCAGCAGCCTGCACCACTCGCGGATCATGATCCACCAACCCCTGGGTGGGGCCCGCGGCCAGGCCAGCGACATCCGCATCCAGGCCGATGAAATTCTTTATCTCAAGGACAAGCTCAACAGGGAGCTATCCGAGCGCACCGGCCAGGACCTGGAGCGCATCCAACAGGACACGGACCGGGATTTCTTCATGTCTCCCCATGAAGCTCAGGCCTACGGTCTGATCGACAAGGTGATCGAAAAGCGGCCGATCCGCCCGGTCTGA
- the ftsH gene encoding ATP-dependent zinc metalloprotease FtsH codes for MNQRWRLIALWLLPLAVAVFLGWQLLGQGGLARFTPGGNPSAGSARVAARNTAVARMSYGRFLDYIEAGRVTAVDVYEGGRSAVVEAIDPDLDNRVQRLRVDLPGLSPDLINQFKDQGISFDVHPPRTTPPLLGIAGNLLFPLLLIGALIFLARRSSGMPGGPGQAMQFGKTKARFAMEADTGVKFDDVAGVEEAKQDLQEVVTFLKTPERFTSVGAKIPKGVLLVGPPGTGKTLLAKAIAGEAGVPFFSLSGSEFVEMFVGVGASRVRDLFKRAKENSPCLIFIDEIDAVGRQRGAGIGGGNDEREQTLNQLLTEMDGFEGNSGIIIIAATNRADVLDSALMRPGRFDRQVGVDAPDIKGRLSILNVHARNKKLAADVSLEAVARRTPGFTGADLANLLNEAAILTARRRKEATTLAEIDDAVDRVIAGMEGKPLTDGRSKRLIAYHEVGHALVGTLVKHHDPVQKVTLIPRGQAQGLTWFSPDEEQMLVSRAQLKARIMGALGGRAAEDVVFGHAEVTTGAGGDIQQVASMARQMVTRFGMSDLGPVSLEAGNQEVFLGRDLMTRSDASDSITSKIDEAVRGIVQESYQATLKLVAEHREAMDRLVELLIEKETLDGDEFRAIVSEFADIPEKDRYSPLIGSSAS; via the coding sequence ATGAACCAGCGCTGGCGCCTGATCGCCCTTTGGCTGCTCCCGCTCGCCGTAGCGGTCTTTCTCGGTTGGCAGCTGCTGGGCCAGGGGGGACTCGCTCGATTCACTCCCGGTGGCAATCCCAGCGCCGGCAGTGCCCGAGTGGCCGCCCGCAACACCGCCGTGGCTCGGATGAGTTACGGACGCTTCCTTGACTACATCGAGGCCGGCCGGGTCACCGCGGTGGATGTCTACGAGGGAGGCCGCAGCGCCGTCGTGGAGGCGATCGATCCCGACCTGGACAATCGCGTGCAGCGACTGCGCGTAGATCTACCCGGCCTCTCCCCCGATCTGATCAACCAGTTCAAGGATCAAGGCATCAGTTTCGACGTGCACCCGCCCCGCACCACGCCGCCCCTATTGGGGATCGCCGGCAACCTGCTCTTCCCCCTGCTGCTGATCGGTGCGTTGATCTTCCTGGCCCGCCGCTCCTCCGGCATGCCCGGGGGCCCCGGCCAGGCTATGCAATTCGGCAAGACCAAGGCCCGTTTCGCCATGGAGGCGGACACCGGGGTCAAATTCGACGATGTGGCCGGCGTGGAGGAGGCCAAACAGGATCTGCAGGAGGTGGTCACGTTCCTGAAGACCCCCGAGCGTTTCACCTCCGTGGGCGCCAAGATCCCCAAGGGTGTGCTGCTGGTGGGCCCGCCGGGTACGGGCAAAACACTGCTGGCCAAAGCGATTGCCGGAGAGGCCGGGGTGCCTTTCTTCTCCTTGTCGGGCTCCGAATTCGTGGAGATGTTCGTTGGCGTCGGCGCCAGCCGCGTGCGCGATCTGTTCAAGCGGGCCAAGGAGAACAGCCCCTGCCTGATCTTCATCGATGAAATCGACGCCGTGGGCCGCCAGCGGGGTGCTGGCATCGGTGGCGGCAACGACGAGCGCGAGCAGACCCTCAACCAACTTCTCACCGAGATGGATGGCTTTGAGGGGAACAGCGGCATCATCATCATTGCCGCCACCAACCGCGCCGACGTGCTCGATTCGGCGCTGATGCGTCCAGGCCGCTTCGACCGTCAGGTGGGCGTGGATGCCCCGGACATCAAAGGACGGCTTTCGATTCTCAACGTGCACGCGCGCAACAAGAAGCTGGCCGCCGACGTATCACTCGAAGCGGTGGCCCGCCGCACCCCTGGGTTCACCGGCGCCGACCTGGCGAACCTGCTGAACGAGGCGGCGATCCTCACCGCCCGCCGGCGCAAGGAGGCCACGACCCTTGCCGAAATTGACGACGCCGTGGATCGAGTGATCGCCGGCATGGAGGGCAAGCCCCTCACCGACGGTCGCAGCAAGCGCCTGATCGCGTATCACGAGGTCGGCCATGCCCTGGTGGGAACCCTGGTCAAGCACCACGACCCGGTGCAGAAGGTCACCTTGATTCCCCGTGGCCAGGCCCAGGGTCTCACCTGGTTCTCCCCTGACGAGGAGCAGATGCTGGTGAGCCGTGCCCAACTGAAGGCCCGGATCATGGGGGCCCTGGGGGGCCGAGCCGCCGAGGATGTGGTCTTCGGTCACGCTGAAGTGACCACCGGAGCCGGCGGCGACATCCAGCAGGTGGCTTCAATGGCACGCCAGATGGTGACCCGTTTCGGCATGAGCGATCTAGGCCCGGTCTCCCTTGAGGCCGGTAATCAGGAGGTGTTTCTGGGACGCGATCTGATGACCCGCAGCGATGCCTCCGATTCGATCACCAGCAAGATCGACGAGGCGGTGCGTGGCATCGTTCAAGAGTCCTACCAAGCAACCCTGAAACTTGTGGCCGAGCACCGCGAAGCCATGGACCGGCTGGTGGAGCTGCTAATCGAAAAGGAAACCCTCGATGGCGATGAGTTCAGGGCCATCGTCTCCGAGTTCGCCGACATCCCCGAAAAGGATCGTTACTCCCCGTTGATCGGCAGCTCAGCCAGCTGA
- a CDS encoding DUF1830 domain-containing protein, producing MALLSCGYRNSSDRMVIIRCCGPQEFYLERVVFPFELLSFNAPEGCVVEIWTYDLGGPSLLESLEAVDLTIEAPESEAPSLEESVSGEVVGGLRS from the coding sequence TTGGCGCTGCTTTCGTGCGGTTATCGCAACTCCAGCGACCGCATGGTGATCATCCGCTGCTGCGGGCCCCAGGAGTTCTACCTGGAACGGGTGGTCTTTCCCTTCGAACTGCTGAGCTTCAATGCACCCGAAGGCTGCGTGGTGGAAATCTGGACCTACGACCTGGGAGGGCCCAGCCTGCTGGAATCCCTCGAGGCGGTGGATCTGACGATCGAAGCACCGGAGAGCGAAGCCCCCAGCCTTGAAGAGAGTGTCAGTGGCGAAGTGGTGGGCGGACTGCGGAGCTGA